In one Sphingomonas sanguinis genomic region, the following are encoded:
- the ilvD gene encoding dihydroxy-acid dehydratase yields the protein MTRQFDKSRLPSRHVSVGPERAPHRSYYYAMGIQEEDIAKPFVALASAGNNSAPCNTTLDAQADAAQAGVIRGGGMPRRFNTITVTDGIAMGHQGMKSSLVSREVIADSVELSVRGHCYDALVGFAGCDKSLPGMMMSMLRLNVPSIFVYGGSILPGRHHDRDVTVVDVFEAVGQHAAGNCPLHDLIALEKVACPGHGACGGQFTANTMACVGEAIGLSLPNSNMMPAPFLDRHGIAEAAGEQVMELIARNIRPRDICTREAFENAARVVAATGGSTNAGLHLPAMANEAGIDFDLFDVAEIFKTTPYIADLKPGGRYVAKDMYEAGGVYMLMKTLLAGGFLHGDCITVTGKTLAENIDEITWNPDQKVIYDVKTPLSPTGGVVGLRGSLAPEGAIVKVAGMKRLQFEGIAKVFDCEEEAFAAVEARAITEGTVVVIRYEGPKGGPGMREMLSTTAALYGQGLGEKVALITDGRFSGGTRGFCIGHVGPEAADCGPIALVENGDTIRIDAEAGTIDLLVEPAVLDERRARWTPRVNDYQAGVLWRYAQNVGPAHQGAVTHPGAKSERHVYADI from the coding sequence ATGACACGCCAATTCGACAAATCCCGCTTGCCGTCCCGCCATGTCTCCGTCGGGCCCGAGCGCGCGCCGCATCGTAGCTATTACTACGCCATGGGTATCCAGGAAGAGGATATCGCCAAGCCCTTCGTCGCGTTGGCGAGCGCTGGCAACAATTCCGCTCCCTGCAATACCACGCTCGACGCGCAGGCCGACGCCGCGCAGGCGGGCGTTATTCGCGGCGGCGGGATGCCGCGCCGTTTCAACACCATCACCGTGACCGACGGCATCGCCATGGGCCATCAGGGGATGAAATCCTCGCTGGTCAGCCGCGAGGTCATCGCCGATTCGGTCGAGCTCTCGGTGCGCGGCCACTGCTATGACGCGCTGGTCGGCTTTGCGGGGTGCGACAAGTCGCTGCCCGGCATGATGATGTCGATGCTGCGCCTGAACGTGCCGTCGATCTTCGTCTATGGCGGCTCGATCCTGCCCGGCCGTCATCACGACCGCGACGTGACCGTGGTCGACGTGTTCGAGGCGGTGGGCCAGCATGCGGCGGGCAATTGCCCGCTCCACGACCTGATCGCGCTGGAAAAGGTCGCCTGCCCCGGCCATGGCGCATGTGGCGGCCAGTTCACCGCCAACACCATGGCGTGCGTCGGCGAGGCGATCGGTCTGTCGCTGCCCAACAGCAACATGATGCCTGCGCCCTTTCTCGACCGCCACGGCATCGCCGAGGCGGCTGGCGAGCAGGTGATGGAGCTGATCGCGCGCAACATTCGCCCGCGCGACATCTGCACCCGTGAAGCCTTCGAGAATGCCGCCCGCGTGGTCGCGGCAACCGGCGGCTCGACCAATGCCGGGCTTCACCTGCCTGCCATGGCGAACGAGGCTGGGATCGACTTCGACCTGTTCGACGTGGCCGAAATCTTCAAGACGACCCCCTATATCGCCGACCTCAAGCCGGGCGGCCGCTATGTCGCCAAGGACATGTATGAGGCGGGCGGCGTCTATATGCTGATGAAGACGCTGCTGGCGGGTGGCTTCCTGCACGGCGACTGCATCACCGTGACCGGCAAGACGCTGGCCGAGAATATCGACGAGATCACCTGGAACCCCGACCAGAAGGTCATCTACGACGTGAAAACGCCGCTCAGCCCGACGGGCGGCGTGGTCGGCTTGCGCGGTTCGCTGGCGCCCGAGGGGGCGATCGTGAAGGTGGCGGGCATGAAGCGCCTCCAGTTCGAGGGCATTGCGAAGGTCTTCGATTGCGAGGAAGAGGCCTTCGCCGCCGTCGAGGCGCGCGCCATCACCGAGGGCACCGTCGTCGTCATCCGCTATGAAGGGCCGAAGGGCGGTCCGGGCATGCGCGAGATGCTGTCGACCACGGCGGCGCTCTACGGTCAGGGGCTGGGCGAGAAGGTCGCCCTCATCACCGACGGGCGTTTCTCGGGCGGCACCCGCGGCTTCTGCATCGGCCATGTCGGTCCCGAAGCGGCGGACTGCGGCCCGATCGCGCTGGTCGAGAATGGCGACACCATCCGCATCGATGCCGAGGCGGGCACGATCGACCTGCTAGTCGAACCCGCCGTGCTGGACGAGCGCCGCGCGCGCTGGACCCCCCGCGTGAACGATTATCAGGCCGGTGTGTTGTGGCGCTATGCCCAGAATGTCGGCCCCGCGCATCAGGGCGCGGTCACGCACCCAGGCGCCAAGTCCGAGCGCCATGTCTATGCGGATATCTGA
- a CDS encoding response regulator, which translates to MTEPVQILIVEDEPLIAMMLEDFLDVLDKQVAGTVDSVDDALARVAEGGIDAAILDVNLRGGQKSTPVAEALAERGVPFVFATGGADDAVDERFRDRPRLQKPFTMDGVAKALGSL; encoded by the coding sequence ATGACAGAGCCCGTGCAGATCCTCATCGTCGAGGACGAACCCCTGATCGCCATGATGCTCGAGGATTTCCTGGATGTCCTCGACAAACAGGTCGCGGGCACCGTCGACAGTGTCGACGACGCGCTGGCTCGGGTGGCCGAGGGCGGTATCGACGCCGCCATTCTCGACGTCAACCTGCGTGGCGGCCAGAAGAGCACCCCCGTCGCCGAAGCGTTGGCCGAGCGCGGCGTGCCCTTCGTCTTCGCCACGGGCGGCGCGGACGATGCGGTGGACGAGCGGTTCCGTGATCGCCCCCGTCTGCAAAAGCCGTTCACGATGGACGGCGTGGCCAAGGCTCTGGGTTCGCTCTGA
- a CDS encoding hybrid sensor histidine kinase/response regulator, with protein MAIASLERFHPTRVAAAVSVASGAGAAALLFVAIRSWVVAAGFLAAALLAFGVILIWRILTPKTEQTRRSVDWDFARVVADASLDAIAVTDRAGRLVCANDAYASLFPMMPTPPGVPLDAASVEALAQAGRTAWRDGLGRADRIAVMGTELSVLVTRAGDEADLLVWRFAIAEEQDLAETVERLIGGIHGDRLGAAGVMAALIAPDGRVRAANRVLCARAMGGEMISIVGRDFATFLAHDPGGQVRFAAEQANGDGKPLRILQIPFVEGEGTPMLVILLDEEEQLVAPAGASGGSHVRGLVSLMPFGIALVDRDGRFIQMNSAFMRAAGVSGTAPPLYPGDLVVREDKAAVADAIRRFASGATHSADMAVRLKDHPEEPVALTIAGARGLGEAAVLLSLKDNSEESRLKREVAQATKMQAVGQLAGGVAHDFNNILTAIIGHCDLMLMRHSPGDSDYDDIQQIRTNSNRAASLTRQLLAFSRQQTLRPQILQLPDVVSEVSNLLKRLLGERVRLDVSHGRNLGPVRADPGQLEQVVVNLAVNARDAILENEPAGGGILTIQTRAVSMADARALNNDILPAADYTALVISDNGTGIPPEILGKIFEPFFTTKELGKGTGLGLSTVYGIIKQSGGYIFADSPPGGGAKFSIYLPVHAAPAVSPTKASPAKPPAKVATPWGSGTILLVEDEDMVRAVAERALSRQGYTVLAAENGEAALEMLDKHGKPDLLISDVVMPTMDGPTMVGLVRKRYPDLAVLFMSGYAEEQLRKSITLPNVGFLPKPFSVQQLAEATQFALTQANGQGPDRN; from the coding sequence ATGGCGATCGCGTCCCTCGAAAGATTTCACCCCACCCGCGTTGCGGCCGCCGTATCGGTCGCGAGCGGAGCGGGCGCGGCCGCCCTGTTGTTCGTGGCGATCCGCAGCTGGGTCGTCGCGGCGGGGTTTCTGGCGGCGGCCTTGCTGGCCTTCGGGGTGATCCTGATCTGGCGGATTTTGACGCCCAAGACCGAGCAGACGCGGCGCAGCGTCGACTGGGATTTTGCGCGGGTCGTCGCGGATGCCAGCCTGGACGCGATCGCGGTGACCGACCGGGCGGGGCGGCTGGTCTGCGCCAATGACGCTTATGCCTCGCTTTTCCCGATGATGCCGACCCCGCCGGGCGTGCCGCTGGACGCCGCTTCGGTCGAGGCATTGGCGCAGGCCGGGCGAACCGCTTGGCGTGACGGGCTGGGTCGCGCGGACCGGATCGCGGTGATGGGCACCGAATTGTCGGTGCTGGTGACGCGGGCGGGCGACGAGGCGGACCTGCTCGTCTGGCGCTTCGCCATTGCCGAGGAACAGGATCTAGCCGAGACGGTCGAGCGGTTGATCGGCGGCATTCACGGCGACCGGCTGGGGGCGGCGGGGGTCATGGCCGCACTGATCGCTCCCGATGGGCGGGTACGTGCCGCCAATCGGGTGCTGTGCGCTCGGGCGATGGGCGGCGAGATGATCTCGATCGTCGGACGCGACTTCGCGACCTTCCTGGCGCATGATCCGGGCGGGCAGGTCCGCTTCGCCGCCGAACAGGCCAATGGCGACGGCAAGCCGTTGCGCATCCTGCAAATCCCCTTCGTCGAGGGGGAGGGGACGCCGATGCTGGTGATCCTGCTCGACGAAGAGGAGCAACTGGTCGCACCGGCGGGCGCGAGCGGGGGCAGCCATGTCCGGGGCCTCGTCTCGCTGATGCCCTTTGGTATTGCGCTGGTCGATCGCGACGGACGCTTCATCCAGATGAACTCTGCCTTCATGCGCGCAGCCGGGGTCAGCGGCACCGCGCCGCCGCTCTATCCGGGCGATCTGGTGGTGCGTGAGGACAAGGCGGCGGTCGCCGACGCGATCCGGCGTTTCGCCAGCGGGGCCACCCATTCGGCGGACATGGCGGTGCGGTTGAAGGACCACCCTGAGGAACCCGTCGCGCTGACCATCGCGGGCGCGCGGGGGCTGGGCGAGGCGGCGGTGCTGCTCAGCCTGAAGGACAATTCGGAGGAAAGCCGCTTGAAGCGCGAGGTCGCACAGGCGACCAAGATGCAGGCGGTCGGGCAGCTCGCGGGTGGTGTCGCGCACGACTTTAACAACATCCTGACCGCTATCATCGGCCATTGCGACCTGATGCTGATGCGCCACTCGCCCGGCGACAGCGACTATGACGACATCCAGCAAATCCGCACCAACTCCAACCGCGCCGCCAGCCTGACGCGCCAGCTGCTCGCCTTCTCGCGCCAGCAGACGCTGCGCCCGCAGATCCTGCAACTCCCCGATGTTGTGTCGGAAGTGTCGAACCTGCTCAAGCGGTTGCTGGGCGAGCGGGTGCGGCTGGATGTCAGCCATGGCCGCAATCTGGGACCGGTCCGCGCCGATCCGGGGCAGCTCGAGCAGGTGGTCGTCAATCTCGCCGTGAACGCGCGTGACGCGATCCTGGAGAATGAACCGGCGGGCGGCGGCATCCTGACCATTCAGACGCGGGCGGTATCGATGGCCGATGCCCGCGCGCTCAATAACGATATCCTGCCCGCCGCCGATTACACCGCACTCGTCATCAGCGACAATGGCACCGGCATCCCGCCCGAAATCCTCGGCAAGATCTTCGAGCCCTTCTTCACCACCAAGGAATTGGGTAAGGGCACCGGCCTTGGCCTGTCGACCGTCTATGGCATCATCAAGCAATCGGGCGGCTATATCTTCGCCGATTCACCGCCGGGCGGCGGGGCGAAATTCTCCATCTACCTGCCGGTCCATGCCGCCCCCGCCGTCTCGCCCACCAAGGCGAGCCCCGCCAAGCCTCCGGCCAAGGTGGCTACTCCCTGGGGCTCCGGCACGATCCTGCTGGTCGAGGATGAGGATATGGTCCGCGCGGTCGCCGAGCGTGCGCTGTCGCGGCAGGGCTACACCGTGCTGGCCGCCGAGAATGGCGAGGCCGCGCTGGAGATGCTCGACAAGCATGGCAAGCCCGATCTCCTGATCTCCGACGTGGTGATGCCGACGATGGACGGGCCGACGATGGTCGGGCTGGTCCGCAAGCGCTATCCCGACCTCGCCGTGCTGTTCATGTCGGGCTATGCCGAGGAGCAGCTGCGCAAGTCGATCACGCTGCCTAATGTCGGTTTCCTGCCCAAGCCCTTTTCCGTCCAACAACTTGCTGAGGCGACCCAATTCGCGCTGACGCAAGCAAACGGGCAGGGGCCGGATCGCAACTAG
- a CDS encoding M13 family metallopeptidase has protein sequence MKSLAIAALLGATAITGAVALNAQDRPAAASGPTYGRFGFDEKGMDKSVRPGDDFYAFANGEWARTTAIPADKSSYGAFDKLADLSRERTHAILEQAKGQRNQIGTAYATYLDSAAIEAKGLAPIQPWLNRIKGLNDKSGYAALLAEADRNGVGIPFGSGVGQDARQPNLYTVGLRQAGLGMPDRDYYLSDDPKLAAARAAYQAHLAKMLAMAGEADAEARAQAIVAFETEIAKVHWTRIDSRDRTKTYNKMTVADLAKTAPGFDFATYLKGVGTPVDTLVVAQPTAVTGIAALIQSTPVAVLKDQLLARSLDEFADVLPAKFDQEQFAFYGTVLSGTPQQQERWKRAVDFTSRALADEVSKVYVARYFPPATKLAADALVKNVLAAMGKRIDKLDWMAPETKAKAHAKLAAFTPKIGYPDRWKDYSGLNIVSGDAFGNALRAAQWRHEDNIGHLGKPIQRWEWGMTPMTVNAYANFGMVEIVFPAAILQPPFFDPKADPAVNYGGIGAVIGHELSHHFDDQGSKFDARGQLTDWWTDGDVKAFKERTAALVKQYDAYEPLPGLHVKGALTLGENVADLAGLSVAYDAYHASLKGKAAPVIDGFTGDQRFYLGWAQVWRRNYREANLRNRLLTDPHSPSQQRAWVVRNLDPWYAAYSPKPNEKLYLTPEQRVRIW, from the coding sequence ATGAAGAGTTTGGCCATCGCCGCGCTGCTCGGCGCGACCGCGATCACGGGTGCCGTGGCGCTGAATGCGCAAGATCGTCCCGCTGCCGCTAGCGGCCCGACCTATGGGCGTTTCGGCTTCGACGAGAAGGGCATGGACAAGTCGGTTCGGCCCGGCGACGACTTCTATGCCTTCGCCAATGGCGAATGGGCCAGGACGACCGCCATTCCGGCCGACAAGTCCAGCTATGGCGCGTTCGACAAGCTGGCCGACCTGTCGCGGGAGCGGACCCACGCCATTCTGGAACAGGCCAAGGGCCAGCGGAACCAGATCGGCACGGCCTACGCCACCTATCTCGACAGCGCCGCGATCGAGGCCAAGGGACTTGCACCGATCCAGCCCTGGCTGAACCGGATCAAGGGGCTGAACGACAAGTCGGGCTATGCCGCCTTGCTGGCCGAGGCGGATCGCAACGGCGTCGGCATTCCCTTCGGCTCGGGCGTCGGGCAGGATGCGCGCCAGCCCAATCTCTACACGGTCGGCCTGCGCCAGGCAGGGCTGGGGATGCCGGACCGCGACTATTATCTGAGTGACGACCCCAAGCTTGCCGCCGCACGTGCCGCCTATCAAGCGCATCTCGCCAAGATGCTCGCCATGGCGGGCGAAGCGGATGCCGAGGCGCGCGCCCAGGCGATCGTCGCCTTCGAGACGGAGATCGCCAAGGTCCACTGGACCCGGATCGACAGCCGCGACCGGACCAAGACCTATAACAAGATGACCGTCGCCGACCTGGCGAAGACCGCGCCGGGCTTCGACTTCGCGACCTATCTGAAGGGCGTCGGCACGCCGGTCGACACGCTGGTCGTGGCGCAACCGACGGCGGTCACGGGGATCGCCGCATTGATCCAGTCGACGCCGGTCGCGGTGCTCAAGGACCAGTTGCTGGCGCGTTCGCTCGACGAGTTCGCGGATGTCCTGCCCGCCAAATTCGATCAGGAGCAGTTCGCCTTTTACGGCACCGTCCTGTCGGGCACCCCGCAGCAGCAGGAGCGCTGGAAGCGTGCGGTCGACTTCACCAGCCGCGCGCTCGCCGACGAGGTGAGCAAGGTCTATGTCGCGCGCTATTTTCCGCCCGCGACCAAGCTGGCGGCCGATGCGCTGGTGAAGAACGTGCTGGCTGCGATGGGCAAGCGGATCGACAAGCTCGACTGGATGGCGCCGGAAACCAAGGCAAAGGCCCATGCCAAGCTGGCCGCCTTCACCCCCAAGATCGGCTATCCCGATCGCTGGAAGGATTATTCGGGCCTGAATATCGTCAGCGGCGACGCCTTCGGCAACGCACTACGCGCGGCCCAGTGGCGGCATGAAGACAATATCGGCCATCTCGGCAAGCCGATCCAGCGTTGGGAATGGGGTATGACCCCGATGACGGTGAACGCCTATGCCAATTTCGGCATGGTCGAGATCGTCTTCCCCGCCGCGATCCTGCAACCGCCCTTCTTCGATCCGAAGGCCGACCCGGCGGTCAATTACGGCGGCATCGGCGCGGTGATCGGCCATGAGCTGAGCCATCATTTCGACGATCAGGGATCGAAGTTCGATGCCAGGGGCCAGCTGACCGATTGGTGGACGGACGGCGACGTCAAGGCGTTCAAGGAACGGACGGCGGCGCTGGTGAAGCAATATGATGCCTATGAGCCGCTGCCCGGCCTGCATGTGAAGGGTGCGCTGACCCTGGGCGAGAATGTCGCCGATCTGGCGGGTCTGTCGGTCGCTTATGACGCCTATCACGCGTCGCTGAAGGGCAAGGCGGCACCGGTGATCGACGGCTTTACCGGCGACCAGCGCTTTTATCTGGGCTGGGCGCAGGTGTGGCGGCGCAATTATCGCGAGGCGAACCTGCGCAATCGCCTGCTGACCGATCCGCATTCCCCGTCGCAGCAGCGCGCCTGGGTCGTGCGCAATCTCGATCCCTGGTATGCGGCCTACAGCCCCAAGCCGAACGAGAAGCTGTATCTGACGCCGGAACAGCGTGTCCGAATCTGGTAA
- a CDS encoding M13 family metallopeptidase, with protein sequence MRSLLIAALLTTAISPVMAQTANPVDKAAVGPVKPNAKNGPEIGDFGFDMAGRDTAVKPGDDFFDYSNGTWYKGTTIPADRSSYGMFHVLQDRSLEQTRTILDEATRQPGNKAGDFYASFMDEAAVNAKGATPVKPWLSAIKATKSRDALAVEMAKLQRQGVGAPFGVYIGQDDKAPDTYIPNFGQSGLGLPDRDYYLKDDAKLATIRTAYQAYLAKMLTLAGEPNAEARAAAVFNFEKGLAGVHWTRIESRDADKTYNKWMAADFATKAPGFPWAQYMQTLGVSGRPAYLVAQPSAITGEAKLYSEAPLNVLQDYAMLKVLRSYAGYLSSNFDKTNFAFYGTTLSGTPEQQARWKRGVGLVSNGLGEEVGKQYVAKYFPPESKAAADALVKNLISAMGDRLRNLEWMAPETKQKALAKLAAFTPKIGYPDKWKDYSALQVQRGDLVGNVARANAFEFQRDLNKLGQPIDRGEWFMTPMTINAYANPPMNEIVFPAAILQPPFFDPKADPAVNYGGIGAVIGHEISHHFDDQGRKYDATGKLTDWWTPQDVARFKTFTDALVKQYDAYEPLPGQHIQGGLTLGENIADLAGLTVALDAYHKSLGGKPAPVIDGTTGDQRFYYGWAQVWRTKWREPALRQALLSDPHSPGHERVLTVRNLDPWYAAFGVKPTDKMALTPQQRVRIW encoded by the coding sequence ATGCGCTCTCTGCTGATCGCCGCTCTTCTTACGACCGCCATTTCCCCCGTCATGGCCCAGACGGCGAACCCCGTCGACAAGGCCGCCGTGGGCCCGGTGAAGCCCAATGCCAAGAACGGTCCCGAGATCGGCGATTTCGGTTTCGACATGGCGGGCCGCGATACGGCGGTAAAGCCGGGCGACGACTTTTTCGATTACTCGAACGGCACCTGGTACAAGGGCACGACGATCCCCGCCGATCGCTCGTCCTACGGCATGTTCCACGTCCTGCAGGACCGCTCGCTGGAGCAGACGCGCACCATTCTGGACGAGGCGACCAGGCAGCCGGGCAACAAGGCGGGCGACTTCTACGCCAGCTTCATGGACGAGGCCGCCGTCAATGCGAAGGGTGCGACCCCGGTCAAGCCGTGGCTGAGCGCCATCAAGGCGACCAAGAGCCGTGATGCGCTGGCCGTCGAGATGGCCAAGCTCCAGCGTCAGGGCGTCGGTGCGCCCTTCGGCGTCTATATCGGCCAAGACGACAAGGCGCCCGACACCTATATCCCGAACTTCGGCCAGAGCGGCCTGGGCCTGCCCGACCGCGACTATTATCTGAAGGACGACGCCAAGCTGGCGACGATCCGGACCGCCTATCAGGCTTATCTCGCCAAGATGCTGACGCTGGCGGGCGAGCCCAATGCCGAGGCGCGCGCGGCGGCCGTGTTCAACTTCGAAAAGGGGTTGGCGGGCGTTCACTGGACCCGCATCGAGAGCCGTGACGCGGACAAGACCTACAACAAGTGGATGGCGGCGGATTTCGCCACCAAGGCGCCGGGCTTCCCCTGGGCGCAATATATGCAGACGCTGGGCGTCTCGGGCCGTCCCGCCTATCTGGTCGCGCAGCCCAGTGCGATCACCGGCGAGGCCAAGCTGTACAGCGAAGCACCGCTGAACGTCCTTCAGGACTATGCGATGCTGAAGGTCCTGCGCAGCTATGCCGGTTATCTGTCGAGCAATTTCGACAAGACCAACTTCGCCTTCTACGGCACCACCCTATCGGGCACGCCCGAGCAGCAGGCACGCTGGAAGCGCGGCGTCGGCCTCGTCTCCAACGGCCTGGGCGAGGAAGTCGGCAAGCAGTATGTTGCCAAGTATTTCCCGCCGGAATCGAAGGCCGCCGCCGATGCGCTGGTCAAGAACCTGATCTCGGCGATGGGCGACCGGCTGCGCAATCTGGAATGGATGGCGCCCGAGACCAAGCAGAAGGCGCTGGCCAAGCTCGCCGCCTTCACGCCCAAGATCGGCTATCCCGACAAGTGGAAGGATTATTCCGCGCTGCAGGTCCAGCGCGGCGATCTGGTCGGCAATGTCGCGCGCGCCAATGCCTTCGAGTTCCAGCGTGACCTCAACAAGCTGGGCCAGCCGATCGATCGCGGCGAATGGTTCATGACGCCGATGACGATCAACGCCTATGCCAACCCGCCGATGAACGAGATCGTGTTCCCGGCGGCGATCCTGCAGCCGCCCTTCTTCGATCCGAAGGCCGATCCGGCGGTGAACTATGGCGGCATCGGCGCGGTGATCGGGCATGAGATCAGCCACCACTTCGACGACCAGGGCCGCAAGTATGACGCCACCGGCAAGCTGACCGACTGGTGGACGCCGCAGGACGTGGCGCGGTTCAAGACCTTCACCGACGCGCTCGTGAAGCAGTACGATGCCTATGAGCCGCTGCCGGGCCAGCACATCCAGGGCGGTCTGACGCTGGGTGAGAATATCGCCGATCTCGCGGGTCTGACCGTCGCGCTCGACGCCTATCATAAGTCGCTGGGCGGCAAGCCTGCGCCCGTGATCGACGGGACGACCGGCGACCAGCGTTTCTATTATGGCTGGGCGCAGGTGTGGCGGACCAAGTGGCGCGAACCGGCACTGCGCCAAGCGCTGCTGTCCGATCCGCATTCGCCGGGTCATGAGCGCGTGCTGACCGTGCGCAACCTCGATCCCTGGTATGCGGCGTTCGGCGTCAAGCCGACCGACAAGATGGCGCTGACCCCGCAGCAGCGCGTCCGCATCTGGTAA
- a CDS encoding DUF2062 domain-containing protein, translating to MASAVPTLWGRSLAWVRRNMPTRDSMENNRLLRPVAHRVLAPELWRFTRRSVPRGVALGVVAGFLFPVAQIAIAAVFALPFRANVPVAALTTFITNPLTTPIIWVIAYRIGTFLLRSETPINTQPVAEAATGWLQWALSAFHWLWEQGPAFGLGLCVLTGGCAVIGYAASALGWRVWIARKWRNRRKSVAI from the coding sequence ATGGCCTCGGCCGTGCCCACCTTGTGGGGCCGTTCCCTGGCTTGGGTCCGGCGCAACATGCCGACCCGCGATTCGATGGAGAACAACCGGCTGCTCCGGCCGGTCGCCCACCGTGTGCTGGCGCCCGAGCTGTGGCGCTTCACGCGGCGGTCGGTGCCGCGCGGCGTCGCGCTGGGCGTGGTCGCGGGGTTCCTGTTCCCGGTCGCGCAGATCGCGATCGCGGCGGTCTTCGCGCTGCCCTTCCGCGCCAATGTGCCGGTCGCGGCGCTGACGACCTTCATCACCAATCCGCTGACCACGCCGATCATCTGGGTCATTGCCTATCGCATCGGCACCTTCCTGTTGCGCAGCGAAACGCCGATCAATACCCAGCCGGTGGCGGAAGCCGCGACCGGTTGGCTGCAATGGGCGTTGAGCGCGTTTCACTGGCTGTGGGAGCAGGGGCCTGCCTTCGGCCTGGGCCTGTGCGTGCTGACCGGCGGGTGCGCGGTGATCGGCTATGCCGCCTCGGCGCTCGGTTGGCGCGTTTGGATCGCGCGCAAATGGCGCAACCGACGGAAAAGCGTGGCAATCTGA
- the smpB gene encoding SsrA-binding protein SmpB, which translates to MRPKPQTFDKKKIVAENRRARFDYAIETTYEAGIALTGTEVKSLRFGEGSIAESYAEVRGEEVWLVNSNVPEFSHGNRFNHEAKRPRKLLLHEREINKLHGAVAREGMTLVPLMIYFNSRGRAKVELALAKGKKAHDKRDSIKERDWKREQGRILRDRG; encoded by the coding sequence ATGCGCCCGAAACCCCAAACGTTCGACAAGAAGAAGATCGTCGCCGAGAACCGGCGCGCCCGCTTCGATTATGCCATCGAGACGACCTATGAGGCCGGTATCGCCCTGACCGGGACCGAGGTGAAGTCGCTTCGCTTCGGCGAGGGCTCGATCGCGGAATCCTATGCCGAGGTGCGCGGAGAAGAGGTGTGGCTGGTCAATTCCAACGTCCCCGAATTCAGCCATGGCAACCGCTTCAATCACGAAGCCAAGCGCCCTCGTAAATTGCTCCTTCATGAGCGCGAAATAAACAAGCTCCACGGTGCGGTGGCGCGCGAGGGCATGACCCTGGTGCCACTGATGATCTATTTCAACTCGCGCGGCCGCGCGAAGGTGGAGCTGGCATTGGCGAAGGGCAAGAAGGCGCACGACAAGCGCGATTCGATCAAGGAACGCGATTGGAAGCGTGAGCAGGGCCGTATCCTGCGCGATCGCGGCTGA
- a CDS encoding 5'-nucleotidase: MWTLVMIALQAGAVAGPVLPAPRKPTTARRCPPGDTGEDVVVCGRSSDADRIGTIPDYSKPMTLPKARKEIAGVGTVSAEAEQVDVGGMPSKRAMIRLTIPLGGRHKP; this comes from the coding sequence ATGTGGACGCTGGTGATGATCGCTTTGCAGGCGGGTGCCGTGGCCGGGCCCGTTCTGCCTGCGCCGCGCAAGCCGACGACGGCGCGGCGTTGTCCGCCCGGCGATACGGGCGAAGATGTGGTGGTCTGCGGCCGGTCGTCCGACGCGGACCGGATCGGCACCATTCCCGATTATTCTAAACCCATGACCCTGCCCAAGGCGCGCAAGGAAATAGCGGGCGTCGGCACGGTTTCCGCGGAGGCCGAGCAGGTGGATGTCGGTGGCATGCCGAGCAAACGGGCCATGATCCGGTTGACCATCCCGCTGGGCGGCCGCCACAAGCCCTGA